The following proteins come from a genomic window of Synechococcus sp. BIOS-E4-1:
- a CDS encoding photosystem I assembly protein Ycf4: MGADLLEQPVVGSRRLSNVLVAGMVTIGGVGFLFASLSSYLGRDLLPLGHPAGLVFIPQGLVMGLYSIAAALLATYLWTVIAIDVGAGINRFDKSSGVVTISRRGFRKPISVEIPIKDIKAVKVEVRDGFNTRRRVSLRVQGRRDMPLTRVGEPLPLAQLEQDGAELARFLNVNLEGL; this comes from the coding sequence ATGGGCGCTGATCTGCTTGAACAACCTGTCGTCGGTTCACGGCGGCTGTCCAATGTCCTGGTCGCCGGCATGGTCACCATCGGCGGTGTCGGCTTTCTGTTCGCTTCACTCTCTAGTTACCTCGGGCGTGATCTGCTCCCTCTCGGTCACCCGGCAGGACTTGTTTTCATCCCTCAGGGACTGGTGATGGGGCTCTACAGCATTGCTGCGGCGCTTCTGGCCACCTATCTCTGGACGGTTATCGCCATTGATGTGGGTGCCGGCATTAATCGTTTTGACAAATCATCAGGGGTCGTCACCATTTCCCGGAGAGGCTTTCGCAAGCCCATCAGTGTCGAGATTCCGATCAAGGACATCAAAGCTGTCAAGGTTGAGGTTCGTGATGGCTTCAACACCCGACGTCGTGTCTCTCTGCGTGTTCAGGGTCGACGTGACATGCCACTTACCAGAGTGGGTGAGCCTCTTCCTCTTGCTCAGCTCGAGCAGGACGGGGCTGAGCTTGCACGCTTTCTGAATGTGAATCTCGAAGGCCTCTGA
- the psbD gene encoding photosystem II D2 protein (photosystem q(a) protein) — MTIAVGRAPQRGWFDVLDDWLKRDRFVFVGWSGILLFPTAYLAIGGWLTGTTFVTSWYTHGIASSYLEGCNFLTAAVSTPADAMGHSLLLLWGPEAQGDFVRWCQLGGLWAFVALHGAFSLIGFMLRQFEIARLVGIRPYNAIAFSGPIAVFVSVFLMYPLGQSSWFFAPSFGVAAIFRFLLFLQGFHNWTLNPFHMMGVAGILGGALLCAIHGATVENTLFEDGEQANTFKAFEPTQEEETYSMVTANRFWSQIFGIAFSNKRWLHFFMLFVPVMGLWTSSIGIIGLALNLRAYDFVSQEIRAAEDPEFETFYTKNILLNEGLRAWMAPADQPHENFVFPEEVLPRGNAL, encoded by the coding sequence ATGACGATCGCTGTAGGACGCGCGCCACAGCGGGGATGGTTTGACGTCCTCGATGACTGGCTCAAGCGCGACCGCTTCGTTTTTGTCGGCTGGTCCGGCATTCTTCTCTTCCCAACGGCCTATCTGGCCATCGGTGGCTGGCTCACAGGCACCACCTTTGTCACCTCCTGGTACACCCACGGCATCGCCTCCTCGTACCTGGAAGGTTGCAACTTCCTCACAGCTGCTGTGTCCACCCCCGCTGATGCGATGGGTCACAGCCTGCTGCTGCTCTGGGGCCCTGAAGCCCAGGGCGACTTTGTTCGCTGGTGTCAGCTCGGCGGCCTCTGGGCCTTCGTGGCCCTGCACGGTGCCTTCTCCCTGATCGGCTTCATGCTGCGTCAGTTTGAGATCGCCCGTCTGGTCGGCATCCGTCCTTACAACGCCATCGCCTTCTCCGGTCCGATCGCGGTGTTCGTCAGTGTCTTCCTGATGTACCCCCTCGGCCAGAGCAGCTGGTTCTTCGCGCCCTCCTTTGGTGTGGCAGCGATCTTCCGTTTCCTGCTCTTCCTGCAGGGCTTCCATAACTGGACTCTCAATCCCTTCCACATGATGGGCGTCGCCGGCATCCTCGGCGGTGCACTGCTCTGCGCCATCCACGGCGCCACCGTGGAAAACACCTTGTTTGAGGATGGTGAACAGGCCAACACCTTCAAGGCGTTCGAACCAACCCAGGAAGAAGAGACCTATTCCATGGTCACCGCCAACCGCTTCTGGAGTCAGATCTTCGGTATCGCCTTCTCCAACAAGCGCTGGCTGCACTTCTTCATGTTGTTCGTGCCTGTGATGGGCCTTTGGACCAGCTCCATCGGCATCATCGGCCTGGCCCTCAACCTGCGCGCCTATGACTTCGTGTCACAGGAAATCCGCGCTGCAGAAGATCCCGAATTCGAGACCTTCTACACCAAGAACATCCTTCTGAATGAAGGTCTGCGTGCCTGGATGGCACCGGCTGACCAGCCACACGAAAACTTCGTCTTCCCTGAAGAGGTTCTGCCCCGTGGAAACGCCCTTTAA
- the psbC gene encoding photosystem II reaction center protein CP43: METPFNSGLIATGGKDLDSTGYAWWAGNARLINLSGRLLGAHVAHAGLMVFWAGAMMLFEVSHFTFDKPMYEQGLILFPHVATLGYGVGPGGEVTDLYPFFVVGVLHLISSAVLGLGGLYHALRGPEILENYSTFFSQDWRDKNQMTNIIGYHLILLGVGCLLLVFKAMFFGGVYDTWAPGGGDVRLITNPTLDPGVIFGYLFRAPFGGEGWIIGVNSMEDIIGGHIWLGLTCIFGGIWHVTTKPFGWVRRAFIWNGEAYLSYSLGALSFMSFIASAYIWFNNTAYPSEFYGPTNAESSQAQSFTFLVRDQRLGANIGSAMGPTGLGKYLMRSPTGEIIFGGETMRFWDFRGPWLEPLRGPNGLSLDKLQNDIQPWQVRRAAEYMTHAPNASLNSVGGIITEPNSVNFVNIRQWLSATQFVLAFFFLVGHLWHAGRARAAAAGFEKGIDRSAEPSLAMPDLD, translated from the coding sequence GTGGAAACGCCCTTTAATTCCGGTCTTATCGCCACTGGCGGTAAAGACCTTGACTCCACCGGCTACGCCTGGTGGGCTGGCAATGCTCGTCTGATCAATCTCTCAGGCCGTCTGTTGGGTGCCCACGTGGCTCACGCAGGTCTGATGGTGTTCTGGGCAGGCGCCATGATGCTGTTCGAGGTGAGTCATTTCACCTTTGACAAGCCCATGTACGAGCAGGGCTTGATCCTGTTCCCCCACGTGGCCACCCTTGGCTATGGCGTGGGTCCCGGTGGTGAAGTCACCGATCTGTATCCCTTCTTTGTGGTTGGTGTTCTGCACCTGATCAGTTCCGCTGTGCTCGGCCTCGGCGGTCTGTATCACGCCCTGCGCGGCCCTGAAATTCTGGAGAACTATTCCACGTTCTTCTCTCAGGATTGGCGCGACAAGAATCAGATGACCAACATCATTGGTTATCACCTGATTCTTCTTGGGGTCGGCTGTCTGCTCCTGGTCTTCAAGGCCATGTTCTTCGGCGGCGTTTACGACACCTGGGCTCCGGGTGGCGGAGACGTTCGTCTGATCACCAACCCGACTCTCGACCCGGGAGTGATCTTTGGTTATCTGTTCCGCGCTCCCTTCGGTGGAGAAGGCTGGATCATCGGTGTGAACTCGATGGAGGACATCATCGGCGGCCACATCTGGCTTGGCCTGACCTGCATTTTCGGTGGCATCTGGCACGTCACAACCAAGCCATTCGGCTGGGTGCGTCGCGCCTTCATCTGGAACGGTGAGGCTTACCTCAGCTACAGCCTTGGCGCTCTGAGCTTCATGAGCTTCATCGCATCGGCCTACATCTGGTTCAACAACACCGCCTATCCCTCGGAGTTCTACGGCCCCACCAACGCCGAATCCTCCCAGGCGCAGAGCTTCACCTTCCTGGTGAGAGACCAGCGTCTCGGCGCCAATATCGGCTCCGCCATGGGTCCTACCGGTCTTGGTAAGTACCTGATGCGTTCACCCACCGGTGAAATCATCTTCGGTGGTGAAACGATGCGTTTCTGGGATTTCCGTGGTCCCTGGCTTGAGCCTCTGCGAGGTCCCAATGGTCTGAGTCTCGACAAGCTTCAGAACGACATCCAGCCATGGCAGGTTCGTCGTGCTGCCGAGTACATGACCCACGCTCCCAACGCTTCACTGAATTCCGTTGGCGGCATCATCACTGAGCCCAACTCAGTGAACTTCGTGAACATTCGCCAGTGGTTGTCTGCGACACAGTTCGTGCTCGCCTTCTTCTTCCTGGTGGGTCACCTCTGGCATGCAGGCCGCGCCCGCGCTGCCGCTGCCGGTTTCGAAAAGGGAATCGACCGTTCGGCAGAGCCTTCACTGGCCATGCCCGACCTCGACTGA
- a CDS encoding nucleoside triphosphate pyrophosphatase: MLLLASASPARRRLLEQAAIPHRVQISGVDEEAIQDSDPTELVRRLAQAKASAVRSQLNNAGITAVLGCDSLFVFAGQVYGKPADSAQALERWQQMRGSWGDLHTGHCLMTGPGATSQQPLLACVTTRVLFADLSNHEIEAYVASGEPLRCAGGFALEGLGGSFVERLDGCYSNVIGLSLPLLRRWLPQV; this comes from the coding sequence ATGTTGTTGCTGGCTTCAGCGTCCCCGGCTAGACGTCGTCTTCTGGAACAGGCGGCCATTCCCCACCGCGTTCAGATCAGCGGAGTCGACGAAGAGGCCATCCAGGATTCCGATCCGACCGAATTAGTGAGGCGTCTGGCGCAGGCCAAGGCGAGCGCCGTCCGCAGCCAGCTCAATAACGCTGGAATCACAGCTGTGCTCGGCTGTGATTCGTTGTTTGTTTTTGCTGGTCAGGTGTACGGAAAGCCTGCTGATTCGGCTCAAGCGTTGGAACGCTGGCAACAAATGCGTGGATCCTGGGGTGATCTGCATACGGGCCACTGCCTGATGACAGGCCCTGGTGCGACGTCGCAGCAGCCGCTGCTTGCGTGCGTAACCACACGGGTGTTGTTTGCTGATCTCAGCAATCACGAGATTGAAGCCTATGTCGCCAGTGGCGAACCTCTTCGCTGTGCGGGAGGCTTTGCCCTGGAAGGCCTTGGAGGCTCATTTGTCGAGCGTCTCGACGGTTGTTATTCAAACGTGATCGGGCTCAGCTTGCCGTTGCTGCGCCGTTGGTTACCGCAGGTTTGA
- a CDS encoding Npun_F0494 family protein, producing the protein MTLQDPRELTRHALGRARQAVRCLPFQRSFYRNVEEAALSSSELVAQSDWSSQTRRRLNARETEDLLIWLIQLGVLRREVDGQGLTERVRLTPLGREVLIPWQETIPSAGLGSRLMHWCRRNRPRW; encoded by the coding sequence GTGACTCTTCAGGACCCAAGAGAACTCACAAGGCATGCTCTGGGGAGGGCGCGCCAAGCCGTGCGTTGCCTTCCTTTCCAACGCAGCTTTTACCGCAACGTTGAAGAGGCAGCTCTGAGCAGCAGTGAACTGGTCGCTCAATCTGACTGGTCGTCACAGACAAGAAGGCGGCTGAATGCAAGGGAGACGGAGGATCTGCTGATCTGGCTGATTCAACTGGGAGTTCTGCGTCGGGAGGTTGACGGTCAGGGGCTGACGGAACGGGTGCGTTTAACCCCTCTTGGCAGGGAGGTACTGATCCCCTGGCAGGAAACGATCCCTTCAGCCGGCCTTGGAAGCCGTTTGATGCATTGGTGTCGTCGCAATCGCCCCCGCTGGTAA
- a CDS encoding Nif11-like leader peptide family natural product precursor — translation MRFFKSISKEQLDAFMAKVKTNADLQAKLKDSNSLDDVSGIAKEHGHEIDASAKLSPLSSEELEEVAVGWCGNLCTNWKATNGAGTGC, via the coding sequence ATTAGGTTTTTTAAATCAATTTCTAAAGAGCAGCTCGATGCCTTCATGGCTAAGGTCAAGACCAATGCAGATCTTCAAGCCAAGTTAAAGGATTCAAATTCACTGGATGACGTTAGTGGCATCGCCAAGGAGCATGGTCATGAAATCGATGCCAGTGCGAAGCTGAGCCCTCTCAGCAGCGAGGAGCTTGAAGAGGTTGCCGTGGGGTGGTGCGGAAACCTTTGCACAAACTGGAAAGCGACCAATGGCGCTGGAACTGGCTGCTGA
- a CDS encoding type 2 lanthipeptide synthetase LanM family protein — translation MDAEKVSPSESSTGPSITRDDLEDRQPGLGEAWLEAIAPQEREKLERRFAWAGLDRPALYRVLDQLEQPNESSSTETWFQELTFLQSALRSDAERELEPYVAEVSEANPDQLPFRDLWIPAVDAFVARLRSSLDDLQDRSINEQVYRSLGQSLLTRLSNISEQALFEQFNLQRPPGAMLLAHLGSGGDGQGPPVREYYERFIREHRCDGLASFLETFPVLGRYLGQVCGDWHHSNEMLLRRVDADTIPLQQLFGVAPEMELSGVHQGLSDPHNHGQVVSILKFAQADRSSSVQVVYKPKDMGVDFAYQQALEHLNSVSTLTPLRNLRIYCGNDYGYMEHVEHRLCAGDDELERFYRNAGRLTAVLHLFGCTDCHYENLIACGDQLLLIDTETLLEADLPDHVSDASDQQTTLSQSDLQKSFQNSVLRSGLMPNWLFVGQAKIAVDISALGIAPPSSPQTKGPGWLGLNSDGMMAAQISRPSLLPTSLPVGVGATNGLNAHLETFCQGFREQCAEFEKTREDWIKPGGVLDQFRGLPRRIVLRATRVYFALQRQQLEPAALRSSLRQGLVLEQLTRSFLMASEQPLHWPVFEAELRQMERLDIPFFVHSIDGQDLPLVDGMKPVEGFMETSGLESSRQRIAELDSAAVAFQEQLIRGTSRARISTEDGRSSRNGVAPDVDVVTLTPEQLHEQSRLQLKLLEEIAIRDTDGLIDWLGMDLGSDGESFCFGPVGTSLYGGSIGVALLAAHFADEPGPAELVETCLKPMLQMGEKDRDGLRLRWWRDQALGLSGCGGSLLSIQELSTWGPESQQPMLRELQTRLIEALLPEHIRADLGLDVIAGVTGLIGPLLRDGSIRALDLALVAGDHLLGLQNEQGAWTSRGKEPLLGFSHGTAGYLAALVKLGQQLGEQRFLDAAAKALSYERERFDAEHLNWPDYREYQPDQPNKFMTSWCHGAPGIALSRACLFGSPLWDEHCVDEMSNALQTLTALKMPWCDHLCCGTFGNAGILRVVAEGPWAKSVAESVRATAIERSSELVAQAVSIANKNGGAFRGFGTADGNLLLPGCFTGISGMGLALRDQLNRDDRLGTLLTIGLLSPAGEIATTPMHQTASKAC, via the coding sequence ATGGACGCCGAAAAGGTTTCCCCTTCTGAATCATCGACTGGTCCATCCATTACTCGCGACGATCTCGAAGACCGGCAGCCTGGGCTGGGCGAAGCATGGCTGGAAGCGATCGCGCCTCAGGAACGTGAAAAGCTTGAGCGTCGCTTTGCATGGGCTGGACTTGATCGTCCTGCTCTGTACAGAGTGCTCGATCAGCTTGAGCAGCCCAACGAATCCTCGAGCACGGAGACCTGGTTTCAGGAATTGACTTTTCTGCAGTCAGCACTGCGCAGTGATGCTGAACGTGAGCTTGAGCCTTATGTCGCGGAAGTCTCGGAGGCGAATCCTGATCAGCTCCCTTTCCGCGACCTGTGGATTCCCGCGGTTGATGCTTTCGTCGCGCGCCTGCGCAGCAGCTTGGACGATCTCCAAGATCGCAGCATCAACGAACAGGTTTACCGCTCCTTAGGTCAGTCACTGCTCACCAGGTTGAGCAATATTTCTGAACAGGCCCTGTTCGAGCAATTCAATTTGCAGCGGCCTCCCGGAGCGATGTTGCTGGCCCATCTCGGTTCAGGTGGTGATGGCCAGGGTCCTCCTGTCAGGGAGTATTACGAGCGGTTCATCAGGGAGCACCGATGCGATGGATTGGCATCGTTTCTGGAGACGTTCCCAGTGCTGGGACGATATCTGGGGCAGGTCTGTGGTGATTGGCACCATTCCAATGAAATGCTGCTTCGGCGGGTTGATGCTGACACGATTCCCCTGCAGCAGCTCTTTGGCGTCGCGCCTGAGATGGAGCTGTCCGGAGTCCATCAGGGCCTGAGTGATCCCCACAACCATGGTCAGGTTGTGAGCATTCTGAAGTTTGCTCAAGCTGATAGAAGTTCTTCCGTGCAAGTGGTCTACAAGCCCAAAGACATGGGTGTGGACTTTGCTTACCAGCAGGCACTTGAACATCTCAACAGCGTCAGCACACTGACGCCGCTGCGCAATTTGCGGATTTACTGCGGTAACGACTACGGATACATGGAGCATGTCGAGCATCGTCTCTGTGCAGGAGATGATGAACTGGAGCGCTTCTATCGCAATGCCGGACGATTGACAGCCGTGCTTCATCTCTTCGGCTGCACTGATTGCCACTACGAGAACTTAATCGCCTGCGGGGATCAGCTGCTGTTAATCGATACCGAAACTCTGCTTGAAGCTGATTTGCCTGATCATGTTTCTGATGCCTCTGATCAACAGACAACTCTGTCTCAGTCGGATCTTCAGAAGAGTTTTCAGAATTCAGTGCTTCGATCAGGTCTGATGCCGAACTGGCTGTTTGTCGGTCAGGCCAAGATCGCTGTCGATATCAGCGCTCTAGGCATTGCCCCCCCCTCCAGTCCCCAGACGAAGGGGCCGGGTTGGCTGGGGCTGAACAGTGACGGCATGATGGCCGCCCAGATCAGTCGTCCATCACTGTTGCCCACCAGTCTTCCAGTGGGGGTTGGTGCAACCAATGGTCTCAATGCCCATCTTGAGACCTTCTGCCAGGGATTCCGTGAGCAGTGCGCTGAATTTGAGAAGACGCGTGAGGATTGGATCAAACCTGGTGGGGTCCTCGATCAATTCCGTGGGCTTCCGCGTCGCATTGTGCTGCGGGCCACCCGTGTTTATTTCGCATTGCAGCGTCAGCAACTTGAGCCAGCGGCTCTGCGTTCGTCCCTCCGCCAGGGACTGGTGCTCGAGCAGCTCACCCGCAGTTTTCTGATGGCCAGCGAACAACCGCTGCACTGGCCTGTGTTTGAAGCTGAACTGCGTCAGATGGAGCGTCTGGATATTCCATTTTTCGTGCATTCCATCGATGGGCAGGATCTTCCCTTAGTTGACGGCATGAAGCCCGTTGAAGGGTTTATGGAAACCAGTGGTCTGGAGTCGAGTCGTCAGCGTATTGCTGAATTGGATTCAGCAGCCGTTGCTTTCCAGGAGCAATTAATCCGCGGTACCAGCCGTGCGCGCATCTCCACTGAAGATGGCCGAAGTTCCCGAAATGGTGTCGCGCCCGATGTTGACGTCGTGACGCTCACGCCTGAGCAGCTCCACGAGCAGAGCCGTCTTCAGCTCAAGTTGCTCGAAGAGATTGCCATTCGCGATACAGATGGCCTCATCGACTGGTTAGGAATGGATCTTGGCAGTGATGGTGAGAGTTTCTGCTTCGGCCCTGTTGGTACCTCGCTTTACGGTGGATCCATCGGTGTTGCTCTACTGGCAGCCCATTTCGCCGATGAGCCTGGTCCAGCCGAACTGGTCGAGACTTGTTTGAAACCTATGCTCCAGATGGGTGAAAAGGACCGCGATGGTCTGCGCCTGCGCTGGTGGCGTGACCAGGCACTTGGCTTGAGTGGTTGCGGCGGTTCATTGCTCTCGATTCAGGAATTGTCGACCTGGGGACCGGAATCACAACAGCCAATGCTCCGGGAGCTGCAGACCAGACTCATCGAGGCATTGCTTCCGGAACATATTCGCGCCGACCTCGGTCTCGACGTGATCGCTGGTGTGACCGGTCTGATTGGGCCTCTGCTCAGGGATGGTTCGATACGAGCTCTGGACTTGGCTCTCGTTGCCGGAGATCATCTTCTGGGTCTCCAAAACGAACAGGGAGCTTGGACTAGTCGTGGCAAGGAGCCCTTGCTCGGCTTTTCGCATGGAACCGCTGGATATCTGGCTGCGCTTGTCAAGCTGGGGCAGCAGCTGGGTGAGCAGCGTTTCCTCGATGCGGCGGCCAAGGCTCTCAGCTATGAACGTGAGCGTTTTGATGCGGAACACCTCAACTGGCCCGATTACCGGGAGTACCAACCCGATCAGCCGAACAAGTTCATGACCTCTTGGTGCCATGGTGCACCCGGAATCGCCTTGAGCCGGGCTTGTCTGTTTGGCTCTCCGCTCTGGGATGAGCATTGCGTTGATGAAATGTCTAATGCTCTGCAGACACTTACTGCGCTGAAGATGCCCTGGTGTGACCATCTCTGCTGCGGCACCTTCGGAAATGCCGGAATTCTTCGCGTTGTGGCTGAGGGGCCATGGGCGAAATCCGTTGCAGAGTCCGTCCGTGCGACTGCGATCGAAAGATCGTCTGAACTTGTTGCTCAGGCGGTCTCCATTGCCAATAAAAATGGCGGAGCTTTCCGCGGTTTCGGCACGGCCGACGGCAACCTGCTGCTGCCGGGTTGTTTTACAGGAATCTCCGGGATGGGTCTGGCTTTGCGTGATCAGCTGAATCGCGATGATCGGCTCGGCACGCTTCTGACCATTGGCTTGCTTTCACCCGCGGGGGAGATTGCGACGACACCAATGCATCAGACGGCTTCCAAGGCCTGCTGA
- a CDS encoding ATP-binding cassette domain-containing protein — protein MTDSRKRALQQVDQLEKNLIFEVVEETDPQRDLRLIGFCLRRLKAPARSLIAMPDADISLQLDHNDIHHRRVDAPREPWKSEFPMLIVKDQATGEPLALYRDRGRNWFYSAAQGRHWLVPEDVRLDSDGYEIYPSLPAKIVGPLAVINFAFNTELNAIWALVIASAVVMTFHLSIPIFTNVLVNRILPENDSALLIEGLAIVIVVVVGVAAAQYLQTIMMLRIESVTDLRLQTAVFDRVMRLPMRFISKYTTGDLASRIESINQLRQLLGSGVLSTLLSSVFSLGYFILMVIYDRSLAIWAALFTIVSLASLVYLTIRDIQLQKPLLETGAEITNFSLQSVMGLAQIRSSATEPFVMLRWLREINRYALLQLRSNFYNDAIEMFGTLVSPLASLMMFAVVTHKLLSSASTSAEFELILVSFISFNAAFTGFNSSLSQAANLAANTLGRASVLWQRAEPVIYAEVEKGYEPDAVHHDLEGHFLFRDVVYQFPDASEPLYRNLNFEIKPGQHTVITGPSGCGKSTIMNMFLGFIEPQGGDLLIDGLALPQLAIRHYRRQLGVVLQTAHLNAGSIYDIVSGGLVTEEDRIWAALESASVADEVAAMPMKLETIVMEGAGNMSGGQAQRIAIARALIHQPRVLLMDEATSALDPPSQQRINETVQSLGITRISVAHRLATIRDADKIVVIRDGVTAENGTWDELKHHGYLAEILSKGH, from the coding sequence ATGACTGACTCTCGCAAACGCGCTCTTCAGCAGGTTGATCAACTAGAGAAAAACCTCATCTTTGAGGTTGTGGAAGAGACCGATCCTCAGCGTGATCTTCGATTGATCGGCTTCTGTCTTCGGCGTCTGAAAGCACCAGCGCGATCGTTGATTGCCATGCCCGATGCTGATATCAGTCTTCAGCTCGATCACAACGATATTCATCACCGCCGCGTGGACGCCCCGCGTGAGCCATGGAAATCTGAATTTCCCATGCTGATCGTCAAAGATCAGGCGACTGGTGAACCTTTGGCGTTGTACCGCGATCGCGGCCGGAACTGGTTCTATTCCGCAGCTCAGGGACGACACTGGCTCGTGCCGGAGGATGTCCGCCTGGACAGTGATGGGTACGAGATCTACCCCTCATTACCGGCCAAGATTGTTGGTCCATTAGCGGTGATCAATTTTGCATTCAATACAGAGTTAAATGCGATCTGGGCTCTGGTTATTGCTTCTGCAGTAGTGATGACGTTTCATCTTTCCATACCGATCTTCACCAATGTTCTGGTGAATCGGATTCTGCCTGAAAACGATAGTGCACTACTGATTGAGGGTCTGGCGATTGTGATCGTAGTGGTGGTGGGTGTTGCTGCTGCCCAGTATCTGCAGACCATAATGATGCTGCGGATTGAAAGTGTTACGGACCTGCGATTACAGACCGCAGTTTTTGATCGCGTAATGCGTCTTCCAATGCGCTTCATTTCCAAGTACACCACAGGTGATCTTGCGTCACGTATTGAATCGATCAATCAATTGCGTCAGTTGCTAGGAAGTGGTGTCCTATCGACATTGCTCTCTTCAGTCTTCAGTCTTGGATACTTCATTCTGATGGTGATCTATGACCGCTCGCTAGCTATCTGGGCTGCTTTGTTCACAATTGTTTCTCTTGCATCTCTGGTTTATCTCACGATTCGTGATATTCAACTACAAAAACCTTTGTTGGAGACTGGCGCAGAGATTACAAACTTCTCACTGCAATCGGTCATGGGACTGGCGCAGATTCGCAGTTCCGCAACAGAACCCTTTGTGATGCTTCGCTGGCTGCGCGAGATCAATCGATATGCGTTGCTGCAATTGCGCAGCAACTTTTATAACGATGCGATCGAAATGTTCGGAACGCTGGTGAGTCCATTGGCTTCCTTAATGATGTTCGCGGTGGTGACTCACAAACTGCTGTCCAGTGCCAGCACCTCAGCGGAGTTTGAGCTGATTCTGGTGAGCTTCATCTCCTTCAATGCCGCATTCACAGGATTCAACTCATCCCTCTCTCAGGCCGCCAATCTTGCGGCCAATACCTTAGGTCGAGCCAGCGTTCTCTGGCAGCGTGCCGAACCGGTGATTTATGCCGAAGTTGAGAAGGGTTATGAACCTGATGCGGTGCATCATGACCTGGAAGGACATTTCCTGTTCAGAGATGTTGTTTACCAGTTTCCTGACGCTAGTGAACCGCTTTATCGCAACCTCAATTTCGAAATTAAACCTGGTCAGCACACGGTGATCACAGGACCAAGCGGCTGTGGAAAATCCACAATTATGAATATGTTCCTGGGTTTTATTGAACCTCAGGGGGGTGATTTATTGATCGACGGGCTTGCCCTGCCTCAGCTCGCCATCCGCCATTACCGCCGTCAGCTTGGTGTTGTTCTTCAAACTGCCCATCTCAACGCCGGCTCGATTTACGACATTGTTTCAGGAGGCCTTGTAACCGAAGAAGATCGAATCTGGGCAGCGCTTGAATCTGCTTCTGTTGCTGATGAGGTGGCAGCCATGCCGATGAAGCTGGAGACGATTGTGATGGAAGGGGCCGGCAACATGTCTGGTGGCCAGGCACAGCGAATCGCTATCGCCAGAGCTTTGATCCATCAACCTCGAGTGCTGCTGATGGATGAAGCCACCAGTGCTCTGGATCCACCGTCACAACAGCGCATCAATGAGACGGTGCAGTCTCTGGGGATTACAAGAATCAGCGTTGCGCACCGTCTTGCCACCATCCGAGATGCGGACAAGATCGTTGTGATTCGCGATGGTGTTACTGCTGAAAATGGAACTTGGGACGAACTCAAGCATCACGGCTACCTTGCAGAAATTCTGTCGAAGGGACACTGA